CAAATATGGGTCGTGAGAATCTGATAatgcaaaagaagaaggaaagtgACGAGAGacgaatgaaaataataaacataaaCTCGGCTGGTTCACATGCAAAAAGAGAATGAATATAATcagggggaaaaaattatACCATGAGCCCCATCTACAGGCTAACGCAATAAGTTGAATGGGTTGGGAGCTAAAAATAAGAAcagaaaaatcgtttttttttttaacctaaaaaaaaaaacccagggAAATGGTGAAGAGGCTGGAAGGAAAGACAAGTCAGTATAGTGAGCGGTGGGGAAAAGCAACTAATAGATTAAAGgtgtgtatatatttttatttttcacctgTCGCAGGTGATGGGAATTATATCAATCTGTCGTTTAATCTTAATAAAGCCCAAAAGAAGTGTAATAGAGacagaaaccaaaaaaatatggaaagaCAACTACGGTAATATATCGTCCTAGCTTGGGGGAGACGCAgaaagacgggcagagggaCGAACGGAATATGAGCTAACCATCAATAGAGTCAGAGAGACAAGCAATTGACAGAAGCCAATATTATggtattttaattattttcttccttttttttaacgtttaaattgtaataaatcaaaagTGCGCTATTTGAATTGGATTTCTGTTACGAGACACTGATTAATTAAGATAACTgtaagagaaaacaaaagaggggaaaaattattattagacAAAATAAATGCTTGGGATGTTAACCTTCACATCGGCAAGAGTTTTCTTTTGAGAACTACTtgaagaaaaactaaaaaaatattaacgaAAGGAAACATACGGCATTTTAGACCTACGGAGAATTTCCAGCTACATATTGCAAGACAGTTTCCTGTATCCATCGACTACCGTTTTTGCTCGACGCGCATAAACAAccctttaaaaatgaatatatttttacttttttgtttttttgcctgaaaatatttttcccCTCACTTGATTGAGCAGGTTGGTAGCGatcaaataaaacgaaatcaaacTCTCCCTATCTCAAACgctgttattgttttttaccggGAAGTTGTTAAATCACTCGGTTGCACCGTCGGTGGCGACGAATTCGCCGGACATGTTAAGCGTGTCAAAGAAATCTGCGTCAATATCGAGCGATACGGAAGAACAGGGTGACGCGTCCATATTAAAAGGGAAATTATTCAACGAACTGAATGCTCCCGGATGGCGAACTTTCGTGTCCGTATCGCTCCCCGCGTCACTAGACGAGTCGAACCGATCACCGTAAAACTGGTCTTGCTGCTCCATCAGCAACTGCTTCTTTAGAAATGGTTGCTGAACCTgcacaaaataaaacgattgTTCGTCCATCGTTACgaccatttcaaaaataataaaataaacaatccACATAAAAGACACGTTAGTTGCAAGACTCGCATTTGAACAACCCCCCTTTTCAGCAAAAGCGATTAATAATCCCAgcggaaaaaaagattttaaaaaagcaatggataaataGAAATGAATCGGACTGCCTACCCCATTCGATAGACAAAGCAAAAGGACAGACGAAGAAAGGGAGTGAGACCCATATCGGTCAAAAAAAAGATACCTTTTCCAGAGAAAGCTGAGGAGGAGGAAGCAGAGATACAaagcaagaagaagacgaagagaCAGCTTTGCAGGAAGAGTGTCGCTTCTGCAGTTCGTGCCCCGTCTGCAAGTCATGACCACTGACCAATAAGTTCTGGAGAACGCTGGAAGATTGCTTGCTCCGCTCCGTCGGCCTCTCAATAAGCAATTCCATTAAACTAGATGTGGCGCCTCTCGACGGCTTCAATGGTACTACGCGGGTTGCCAACGGTCCAGCTGAAGGTATTTTCAATGTCGGCGCTTTCAATCGCTTGGGATTCGAATCGTCAGCCGGACCTAAACTGCTGCGCTTGTGCGCATGTTGTGAAGCCAAAAAGGACGCAGCCACCGTCTCCGGAGGACTACTTTCTTTTACAACTGGCGGCCGGCATTCCGCTAATTTTGGAGGCCCGCCAACTGGTTTTGGCAGATCATTTTGTTGTAGCAGCTTGACGAGTACGCATTGGTCCGTTTCGCTGAATGTCAAACCCGTTTTCCTGCACAGGAAACGaggatgaggaaaaaaaaaaaaaaaaaaggaggaattGAGGATGAATGGTGCAATCGTCACTGAACATGTGACTTGTTTCTTACTGCATAGGTAGCAGGGGTAAGCATTCCAAATCCAAACCACAAAAAAGCTCAGATGGATCAAATAGCGGCAAATCGTCGCTTTCATTCATCGATATGTAAGGAGCTCTTCGATCCaattcgtcttcttcttccaacgGAGATTTCGAGCTCTTCAATGCTGAGCACGCCATAAAAGTATCGTCCATAAAGGATGGACTGGTAACAGTCATCCGATAATCTATTTCGTAATCTTCCTTGTCTGGTGACTATAATAGGAAACATTCATGATGTAAAAGTTGTCATTaaacgaatgattttttaaagggTAACTCACGCTAGAGGCCAGAGGTGACGACACATTAGACGAGCTACTCGGCAGAGGAGTTTCGCTATTAAAGAATATAAATGGATCTTCTTGCTTGATAACAGGCGGGACACAAAAGTCGACCGGCTCAATTGCGCCACTGCCATCGCTAGCGATCCATTGCTCCGATTCCATCAGCAAGGGGATATCAAAACCGGTTAGAGGCAGACAATCGAAAAACTCGGGCGTCAGTTGCTCAACATCGAAAAGGTCGCTAGGGAAACTGACGGATGGCATGTCCAATGGGATGCACGTGTCCCCAGCGACAGGGGCTAAGTGAGTCAAGTCCTCCGGCTCCTCTTTCAggacttttaaaaacaaacacgatAAGCAAATGACAACATCTTGTTTACGCCGAACGGGGGTTCTAAGAAAAAGTAAGACATACCAGTAGCGCCATTTTGCTTGTCGAAGATCAAGAATCCTTCGTTCATCTCAGCAGTCTTAGGTACAAATAGCTTAGAAGTCATATTCTGTGGCACCCAATCGGTGGGTGGCTTTCTTGATGGTCCAGGAGCAGCAACCAGTGGTCGGTGGGCAAGACTAATGGTTGATGTTTCTGCTTGGTTAGCAAATAGGATTTGATCTCCATCCTCAATTTCGCTGTTGGACGGATGTAGTTGCCATTTCAAGATAAGTCAATGTGATTGTACCGAATGAACTTTCATTTCCACTTACCTAAGACAAGTATGAACACAAACAACGGCTTGCGGCCTCGAATCTCGGTTGCCATATACGAGAGTGGCTTGGGTCTGGATCCAAGCATAACCGCCATGCCTTGCCAAGAATCTGTAAGGAGGGGTTTGAATTTGCCCTTTGGTAAACACTACGTAccaaaaagataaaacaaaaagtt
The nucleotide sequence above comes from Daphnia carinata strain CSIRO-1 chromosome 3, CSIRO_AGI_Dcar_HiC_V3, whole genome shotgun sequence. Encoded proteins:
- the LOC130698501 gene encoding hypoxia-inducible factor 1-alpha-like isoform X3, producing MATRAPKEKRRNSEKRKEKSREAARCRRSKESEIFTDMANLLPVPASLSSQLDKASIMRLTIAFLKAQSLLGNSVQELCSMWNEEKCSMADACWPQALGGMLLALSSEGDIIYLTENVTQQLGLPQMDLIGQSIYDYCHPCDHDELREVLSLRPDGDLTRSFFLRLKSTITAKGRSNNNLKAASYKVMNCSGRIVLATASVRNGYSQERAFDEEDDLLTEDDLELEAKAPTSHFLVMVGDPIPHPSNIEMPLDSYTFLTKHTLDMKYSYVDEKIYEFLGYTPEDLEGQSAYQLHHAQDNESVLKSYKTMFTKGQIQTPPYRFLARHGGYAWIQTQATLVYGNRDSRPQAVVCVHTCLSEIEDGDQILFANQAETSTISLAHRPLVAAPGPSRKPPTDWVPQNMTSKLFVPKTAEMNEGFLIFDKQNGATVLKEEPEDLTHLAPVAGDTCIPLDMPSVSFPSDLFDVEQLTPEFFDCLPLTGFDIPLLMESEQWIASDGSGAIEPVDFCVPPVIKQEDPFIFFNSETPLPSSSSNVSSPLASSSPDKEDYEIDYRMTVTSPSFMDDTFMACSALKSSKSPLEEEDELDRRAPYISMNESDDLPLFDPSELFCGLDLECLPLLPMQKTGLTFSETDQCVLVKLLQQNDLPKPVGGPPKLAECRPPVVKESSPPETVAASFLASQHAHKRSSLGPADDSNPKRLKAPTLKIPSAGPLATRVVPLKPSRGATSSLMELLIERPTERSKQSSSVLQNLLVQQPFLKKQLLMEQQDQFYGDRFDSSSDAGSDTDTKVRHPGAFSSLNNFPFNMDASPCSSVSLDIDADFFDTLNMSGEFVATDGATE
- the LOC130698501 gene encoding hypoxia-inducible factor 1-alpha-like isoform X1 translates to MNFDSFFPIAPATNRFRSTRNSEKRKEKSREAARCRRSKESEIFTDMANLLPVPASLSSQLDKASIMRLTIAFLKAQSLLGNSVQELCSMWNEEKCSMADACWPQALGGMLLALSSEGDIIYLTENVTQQLGLPQMDLIGQSIYDYCHPCDHDELREVLSLRPDGDLTRSFFLRLKSTITAKGRSNNNLKAASYKVMNCSGRIVLATASVRNGYSQERAFDEEDDLLTEDDLELEAKAPTSHFLVMVGDPIPHPSNIEMPLDSYTFLTKHTLDMKYSYVDEKIYEFLGYTPEDLEGQSAYQLHHAQDNESVLKSYKTMFTKGQIQTPPYRFLARHGGYAWIQTQATLVYGNRDSRPQAVVCVHTCLSEIEDGDQILFANQAETSTISLAHRPLVAAPGPSRKPPTDWVPQNMTSKLFVPKTAEMNEGFLIFDKQNGATVLKEEPEDLTHLAPVAGDTCIPLDMPSVSFPSDLFDVEQLTPEFFDCLPLTGFDIPLLMESEQWIASDGSGAIEPVDFCVPPVIKQEDPFIFFNSETPLPSSSSNVSSPLASSSPDKEDYEIDYRMTVTSPSFMDDTFMACSALKSSKSPLEEEDELDRRAPYISMNESDDLPLFDPSELFCGLDLECLPLLPMQKTGLTFSETDQCVLVKLLQQNDLPKPVGGPPKLAECRPPVVKESSPPETVAASFLASQHAHKRSSLGPADDSNPKRLKAPTLKIPSAGPLATRVVPLKPSRGATSSLMELLIERPTERSKQSSSVLQNLLVSGHDLQTGHELQKRHSSCKAVSSSSSCFVSLLPPPQLSLEKVQQPFLKKQLLMEQQDQFYGDRFDSSSDAGSDTDTKVRHPGAFSSLNNFPFNMDASPCSSVSLDIDADFFDTLNMSGEFVATDGATE
- the LOC130698501 gene encoding hypoxia-inducible factor 1-alpha-like isoform X2, with amino-acid sequence MATRAPKEKRRNSEKRKEKSREAARCRRSKESEIFTDMANLLPVPASLSSQLDKASIMRLTIAFLKAQSLLGNSVQELCSMWNEEKCSMADACWPQALGGMLLALSSEGDIIYLTENVTQQLGLPQMDLIGQSIYDYCHPCDHDELREVLSLRPDGDLTRSFFLRLKSTITAKGRSNNNLKAASYKVMNCSGRIVLATASVRNGYSQERAFDEEDDLLTEDDLELEAKAPTSHFLVMVGDPIPHPSNIEMPLDSYTFLTKHTLDMKYSYVDEKIYEFLGYTPEDLEGQSAYQLHHAQDNESVLKSYKTMFTKGQIQTPPYRFLARHGGYAWIQTQATLVYGNRDSRPQAVVCVHTCLSEIEDGDQILFANQAETSTISLAHRPLVAAPGPSRKPPTDWVPQNMTSKLFVPKTAEMNEGFLIFDKQNGATVLKEEPEDLTHLAPVAGDTCIPLDMPSVSFPSDLFDVEQLTPEFFDCLPLTGFDIPLLMESEQWIASDGSGAIEPVDFCVPPVIKQEDPFIFFNSETPLPSSSSNVSSPLASSSPDKEDYEIDYRMTVTSPSFMDDTFMACSALKSSKSPLEEEDELDRRAPYISMNESDDLPLFDPSELFCGLDLECLPLLPMQKTGLTFSETDQCVLVKLLQQNDLPKPVGGPPKLAECRPPVVKESSPPETVAASFLASQHAHKRSSLGPADDSNPKRLKAPTLKIPSAGPLATRVVPLKPSRGATSSLMELLIERPTERSKQSSSVLQNLLVSGHDLQTGHELQKRHSSCKAVSSSSSCFVSLLPPPQLSLEKVQQPFLKKQLLMEQQDQFYGDRFDSSSDAGSDTDTKVRHPGAFSSLNNFPFNMDASPCSSVSLDIDADFFDTLNMSGEFVATDGATE